From the genome of Triticum aestivum cultivar Chinese Spring chromosome 3B, IWGSC CS RefSeq v2.1, whole genome shotgun sequence, one region includes:
- the LOC123068228 gene encoding cell division cycle protein 123 homolog, which yields MLLEELLRCQIQEWYPAFRRHTVPTAIIPLPAAFLRYLAGRTAYPGPDGPDEGEQGPLPFVPPTLTSGRAPFPPLQGHFPDPVSLLDRDNTDPLFGGSGSDSDDDEGLPPPAFPELEAAVDAAIAGLGGAALPKLNWSAPKDAVFMAADGTVRCTCFAEVAMLLRASDCVAHDLVSARRSCHDFLRAKPVRRNAAEGGLSDPGENCSDGGARGGGSGAPEEDAEQESSDDDETWVDDGFQYYLALRKWYPGLRPESEFRCFVRGRKLVGVSQRDPSAYYPSLPGWSAEVQPKIEDFFEEFIEPQFASENYTFDVYVRADGRVKLIDFNPWGGYTLPLLFTWEELEEEQRGEDELEFRVVMQQGAVRPGLMTAIPYDMLDWGDGSGWDVFLKKAGNELDRQMASLGVDS from the coding sequence atgctgctggaggagctgctcCGCTGCCAGATCCAGGAGTGGTACCCGGCGTTCCGGCGCCACACGGTCCCCACCGCCATCATCCCGCTCCCGGCCGCCTTCCTCCGCTACCTCGCCGGCCGGACCGCCTACCCCGGCCCCGACGGCCCCGACGAGGGCGAGCAGGGGCCGCTCCCCTTCGTGCCCCCGACGCTCACCTCCGGCCGCGCGCCCTTCCCGCCGCTCCAGGGCCACTTCCCGGACCCCGTCTCCCTCCTCGATCGCGACAACACCGACCCCCTCTTCGGCggctccggctccgactccgacgatGACGAGGGCCTGCCCCCGCCCGCGTTCCCGGAGCTCGAGGCCGCGGTggacgccgccatcgccggcctcgGCGGCGCCGCGCTCCCCAAGCTCAACTGGAGCGCGCCCAAGGACGCCGTCTTCATGGCCGCCGACGGCACCGTCCGCTGCACCTGCTTCGCCGAGGTCGCCATGCTGCTCCGCGCCTCCGACTGCGTCGCCCACGACCTCGTCTCCGCGCGCCGCTCCTGCCACGACTTCCTGCGCGCCAAGCCTGTTCGACGGAATGCCGCAGAGGGCGGTCTGAGTGATCCTGGTGAGAATTGCAGCGATGGAGGTGCCCGTGGCGGTGGGAGTGGTGCGCCGGAAGAGGATGCCGAACAAGAAAGCAGTGATGATGATGAGACTTGGGTCGACGATGGGTTCCAGTACTACCTCGCGCTCCGCAAGTGGTACCCAGGCCTCCGCCCCGAGTCGGAGTTCCGCTGCTTTGTGCGGGGGCGGAAGCTGGTCGGCGTGTCGCAGAGGGACCCGTCTGCCTACTACCCTTCGCTGCCTGGGTGGAGCGCTGAGGTGCAGCCTAAGATCGAGGATTTCTTCGAAGAATTCATCGAGCCACAGTTCGCTTCAGAGAATTATACGTTTGATGTGTATGTGAGAGCCGATGGCCGGGTGAAGCTGATCGACTTCAATCCTTGGGGTGGCTATACCCTGCCGCTGCTGTTCAcatgggaggagcttgaggaggaGCAGAGAGGGGAGGACGAGCTGGAGTTTCGAGTGGTGATGCAGCAGGGTGCAGTGAGGCCAGGGTTAATGACAGCAATTCCGTATGATATGCTGGATTGGGGGGATGGCAGTGGGTGGGATGTGTTTCTGAAGAAGGCTGGCAATGAGCTCGACAGACAGATGGCATCATTAGGTGTGGATTCGTAG